In Clostridium thermosuccinogenes, the genomic stretch TTATGCTCAGGCCTCAGAGAATTTTTAAGTGCCTGCAAGTCTGGACATGGACTATAGCCTACAGGAGGCTTAAGAGGGCCATATACAAAGGTATGGATATAAGGCTGGCCATTGTGGTAACTGCCGTCATCACTGCAGCATATTTATAATCGGCATTGTAGTTTTCCGCAATTATAGAGGTCTGGGTCATGGCCGGCATGGCCGCCTGTATAACAAAAACCTTCTTCATGAGCAAAGGCATAGGAATCATAAAGGTCATGGCAAACACAAGCAGCGGAGCTACTATAAACCTTCCTGCCAATAAAACCACCATATCCTTGTCAACCTTTATTTCTTTTAGATTTACAGAATGAATTATTATACCGATAAACAGCATGGATAGGGGAGTAGTCAGGTTGCCCAGGTATTTGCATGTGTCCAGTATGCTTTTGGGAAGGTGGATCTCCAGCAGTATTAAAACTATGGCCAGGAGAAATCCTGTAAGCGGGGGAGAGAATATCCGCTTGATATTGCTGCCTGTGAGCACTTTGCCGCCACTGTTTCCTGCATCCCTGCTTATGCCGTATACGCCTACTGTCCAGAAAAGGGTGGTGTTGGCTATATAATATAAAAGCACATAGGGAATGCTTATGTCGCCGAAAAGGGCCAGATTGACCGGAAGTCCTACGAATATGGTGTTGGATAAAGCAAACATTGAGCAAAACGTGCCTTTTCTGCCGTCAGGAATTTTTATCAGTTTTGATGCAGCTACTGCAATTAAATAGCATAATATCATTGATGCAAAAGGGATCACCAGGCCGCTGCCGAGTTGAAGAAGTTCATCCTTGCTGTAATTGCTGACGAGGTTTGAAATCATGTATGCCGGCAGGGAGAGACTTACCACAAGCTTTGAAAGGAGTTTCGAGGACTTGTCGTCAAACCAGCCTTTATGGCTCAGAAAATATCCTGTTGATATCATAAATATTATACTGAGCACACCTTGTACCGCCTCTAGGAAAACCACCTCAAACTCCACCTTTCGAAAACATATTTTAAATAGTATAGCACACCAAGGCTAGGGGTGGTAGTCCCTGCTTTCTGATATCGGCAGCATATTGACGTTAAAGGGATTCATTACCGGGGTTATCGCCGCTTTGAAATCCAATCCAAATCTCTCAGGGTTCCGGAAATTTCCGAACAATGCTCTTGATATAGAAGCGATCCAGGGAAGAATCTGAGGGATGCAAAGGATTTTTATGTAGCTGCTGGGTGTCAGGGTCACCCGGCAGCTGTCGGAAATTGAAAATTTTAGATATGGACCGTTAACGCCTTGAATAGAACTCCAGAACTTTGGATTCTTTCACCTCAATGGGTATTTCTTCTCTGCGCGGCAGTCTGGTCAGCTTTCCTGTAAAGTTTTCGGTGTCCTTTTCCAGATAATCCAGATTTATCGTGGTGTTTTTGAAATTATCTGCAAACATTTCTATGTCTCTGGACTTTTCTCTCAATGATATGCTTTCACCAACCTTGACTCTGTATGACGGGCGATCCAGCTTTTCACCGTTAACCCGTATATGGCCGTGTATTACCATCTGTCTCGCCTGCTTTAAGGTTGAGGCAAACCCCAGCCTGTATACTATGTTGTCCAGCCTTCTTTCAAGATTTTGAAGCAGTATTTCCCCGGAATTTCCTTTGGAGCGCAGTGCCTCCTCTACATATCTTCTGAACTGCTTTTCCAAGACGCCGTAGTACGCCTTTAGTTTTTGCTTCTCAAGAAGCTGCTCACCGTACTCCGATAACTTTCTATGAACTTTTACCCCTCTTTTCAAGGCTTTTGGGTGGTTGAAAACATTTACACCAAGGTGCCGTGATAATTTAAATCGCGGAACTGTTGACCGGGCCAAATCAATTCCTCCTTAATGGTTTATATTCTCATAAACAAAACACAAATTTGTTCTGCTTTATTAATAGAGTTTGCCGATTGCTCCGTTGATATACTTCAATTTATTGTGTAATATAGCGCAAACTTTTAAGCAAAGAATATGTTATAAAAATAACTTTTTATACATTTCATTTAACCTGTGTAAATTCTTGCACATATGGGCAACCTAAATATTACACATAATTTATTGCTTAAGATGGCAAGGTATGAATTTATAATGTGTGCACTCTAAACAAATATTCAGGGAATGGTGATTTTTCTCAATGAATTTGATAGTAACTGTGACATACCTGATTTTAATAGGATTGATAGCATTACTGGCCATTTTGCTGCTAAGAAGGAATGGCTCTAAGGAAGACATGCACATAAACAGTGCGATACTAAGCCCTGCAGAAGTTGAAAAGCATGCGGTTGCCGTAGCCAGAAGCCATGTTACTAAAAAAGGTGCAAAGCACTCAGACTGGCTTGCATCTCGGGTTTCTAAGGATTACAGGTATATATATGATACATATAAGAGAATGAACCATGATATTTCGCAGGGATTCCCTGTGCCCCCTGCAGTGGAATGGCTTTTGGACAATTTCTATATTATTGAGGAGCAGGCCAAGGATATATACCGGAATCTGTTAAGACAGAACTGCTGCAGGCTGCCTGTTTTAAAGTCGGGATACCTGAAGGGTTATCCCAGAATATATGCCATTGCTTCTGAACTTGTTACTCATACTGATGGAAATATTGATGAAAAGACTCTGGTAAATTTCGTGAAATCCTATCAGACGCAAAGTCTGCTGTCTGTTGCCGAGTTATGGGCACTTCCGGTAATGCTGAGGGCCGCATTAATCAGAAACATAAGATATATTTGTGAAGCTGTAAATGAATCCCAGAATCAGCGCCATAAGGCCGATGAACTGGTGAATGTAATCAATAGTGACAAAGATAAAGACTACGATGAAATGTTAGCTGCATACAAGCAGAAATTTAAAGACCTTGATACCATAGACTCTACCTTTGCAGTGCACCTGCTTCGCAAGCTAAGGGATAGAGATAACGGAGCTTCGCTGCTTTTGCAATACCTGGAGGGTAAACTGATTGAACAGAATTCGTCGACGGAGGCAATCGCTTCTTCGGAGCATCAGGTTCAGGCGGCAAGAAAGGTATCTATAGGTAATTCAATAGTAAGCTTAAAATCTATATCTACCATGGACTGGATGGAAATATTCGAATCCTTGAGCCAGGTGGAACGCATACTGAGGCAGGACCCTTCAGGAGTTTATGGCCTTATGGACTTTGAATCCAGAGATTACTACAGGCGTGTTGTTGAAAAGATGGCAAAAAGATGCAGGGTATCGGAAACACTCATAGCGCTAAAGGCAGTTGAGTGCGCATCAGAAGCTCTAGAATCAGCAAATTCCAAACCAGAAGGAGCCAAGACCGAAAATCCTGAATGCCATGTGGGGTACTACCTTATTGGAAAAGGGAGAAA encodes the following:
- the rpsD gene encoding 30S ribosomal protein S4 gives rise to the protein MARSTVPRFKLSRHLGVNVFNHPKALKRGVKVHRKLSEYGEQLLEKQKLKAYYGVLEKQFRRYVEEALRSKGNSGEILLQNLERRLDNIVYRLGFASTLKQARQMVIHGHIRVNGEKLDRPSYRVKVGESISLREKSRDIEMFADNFKNTTINLDYLEKDTENFTGKLTRLPRREEIPIEVKESKVLEFYSRR
- a CDS encoding AEC family transporter, translated to MVFLEAVQGVLSIIFMISTGYFLSHKGWFDDKSSKLLSKLVVSLSLPAYMISNLVSNYSKDELLQLGSGLVIPFASMILCYLIAVAASKLIKIPDGRKGTFCSMFALSNTIFVGLPVNLALFGDISIPYVLLYYIANTTLFWTVGVYGISRDAGNSGGKVLTGSNIKRIFSPPLTGFLLAIVLILLEIHLPKSILDTCKYLGNLTTPLSMLFIGIIIHSVNLKEIKVDKDMVVLLAGRFIVAPLLVFAMTFMIPMPLLMKKVFVIQAAMPAMTQTSIIAENYNADYKYAAVMTAVTTMASLISIPLYMALLSLL